One genomic region from Indicator indicator isolate 239-I01 chromosome 7, UM_Iind_1.1, whole genome shotgun sequence encodes:
- the TLX1 gene encoding T-cell leukemia homeobox protein 1 — MEHLGAHHLHQGQAEPISFGIDQILNTSEPGSCMVSHPRLQDSADYGLGCIVGSAYNTVTGGYGASSGSAGAYTGTSCSMGGLPGSYNVNMAVSMNGNTLSSAGGVIRVPAHRPVAGGVHQPLSAAVPAVNGMNSLTGLTFPWMESNRRYTKDRFTGHPYQNRTPPKKKKPRTSFTRLQICELEKRFHRQKYLASAERAALAKALKMTDAQVKTWFQNRRTKWRRQTAEEREAERQQANRILMQLQQEAFQKTINQPIQADPICVHNSSLFALQNLQPWSDDSTKITSVTTVASACE; from the exons ATGGAGCACCTCGGAGCTCACCACCTGCACCAAGGCCAAGCCGAGCCCATCAGCTTCGGCATCGATCAGATCCTCAACACGTCGGAGCCGGGCAGCTGCATGGTATCGCACCCCCGGCTGCAGGACTCTGCGGACTACGGGCTGGGCTGCATCGTGGGCAGCGCCTACAACACAGTCACGGGTGGCTACGGGGCGAGCAGCGGGTCTGCTGGCGCCTACACCGGCACCTCCTGTAGCATGGGCGGCCTGCCCGGCTCCTACAACGTGAACATGGCGGTGAGCATGAACGGCAACACCTTGAGCTCGGCCGGGGGGGTGATCCGCGTTCCGGCACATCGTCCGGTGGCCGGCGGCGTGCACCAGCCCCTCTCCGCCGCCGTGCCGGCGGTGAACGGCATGAACAGTCTCACTGGGCTCACCTTTCCCTGGATGGAGAGCAACAGGCGATACACAAAAGACAGATTCACAG GTCACCCCTACCAGAACCGCACGCCCCCCAAGAAGAAGAAGCCGCGCACCTCCTTCACTCGCCTGCAGATCTGTGAGCTGGAGAAGCGCTTCCACCGACAGAAGTATTTAGCCTCGGCTGAGCGTGCTGCCCTGGCCAAAGCCCTCAAGATGACGGACGCTCAGGTGAAGACCTGGTTCCAGAACAGGCGCACCAAGTGGag GaggcagacagcagaggagCGGGAGGCTGAGCGGCAGCAAGCGAATCGCATCCTtatgcagctgcagcaggaagcctTCCAAAAAACCATCAACCAGCCCATCCAAGCCGACCCCATCTGTGTCCATAACTCCTCTCTCTTCGCCCTCCAGAACCTCCAGCCTTGGTCGGATGACTCCACCAAGATCACCAGTGTCACCACTGTCGCCTCTGCTTGTGAATAA